Sequence from the Suncus etruscus isolate mSunEtr1 chromosome 1, mSunEtr1.pri.cur, whole genome shotgun sequence genome:
GACTGTTGGAGGTGCAATGACTCAAAATGGACATTCCGGTAAGGACTCTGCAGTAGCTGGTGTCCTCCAGGAGAACATTCTTGAACTGGAAGGGAAGGTGGAGGTGTTATATATGATTTCTTCAATATACTTACTGCTCAGACCTCATTTAAAAGAGTCTCAAACAGAAATAAGGCACCTAATCTTACATTACACATAAAAGCCATCTGAAATGTCAGGTTTTAATTGTAAGGCAGGCATAACTTAACTTGCAATTTccctatataaatatgtatacatatgtatatataaaacaaacaaatgcacAATTATTCAAATACCTCTTTTGAGTTACTAAATCTTcatgactttctttttatttaattgctgTATGCACTATTACTGGTTCCTACTGGATTGAGATTAGTTTCTTCTGACCTTCTGAAGTCACAGGCATATAAAGGGTCCTCATGACCCTGATCTGAAAATGCCTTTCTCCTTCACCTACTTTCTTCAAGAGTAACCAAGTACCCCTCAAAACCTTTTTTCTGTTGGGTCCTGAAATTCAGACCTTTTAAGCCCTTTTACTACCAATCTCATTCTTATAAAATCCTTGTCTTACTGAGGAATTATGCATTCTTCTGTGCagggaagaataaaaatttttcagaACAGGCATTGGGGAATTTTGTATTGGAGGTCCCTTTTTGAAGACCAAGAAGGGGAGAAGGAATGGGGTGGTGGGATTTCTTTGAAGAAGACACCAGAAAAGACCATGAGGTGAGGGAAATTTTGGAAATTCTTTTCAGGGAAGACATTTTCAGAACAGTTTAATGGGATTTAGTTCAGTGATATTAAATATTGACAGCATATATGAGATATTGAATTAAATCAGAAgcacctaaattattttttaaagaaatcacttgctgtggtggcgcaagtgatagggtgtttgccttacatgggctaacctaggacaaaccatggttcaatcccctggtgtctcatatggtcccccaagccaggagcgatttctgagggcataggcaggagtaacccctgagcatcaccaggtgtggcccaaaaaccaaaaacaaataaacaaaaaacaaaaacaaagaaatcgctTGTCTTTTAAATCTTACCTATTATAATAACATGGATAAAATGGGAAGGAATTATGctaattgaaataagtcagaaagagacaaTTAATTACCAGATAACCACACTTATACATAAGATATAAATCAAGGTACACAAAAAAGCCAACCCTTTAGGCACTGTGCCACATCTCCAGTTTTCCACTATACCACTTATAAGGGGAAGGCACTagaaaataaagggaagagaagaggccAAGAGATGATAGTATGAAaaggggtttggggttggatggtcctGGTGGCCCTCAAGCACACCTAGGGTGGGCTAGGAATCCCCAATACATCATCGGAGCCCATGTTGCACCACATCTTTGGGCCCTAGTACTAAATCACAGGTCTTGTAAGCCAAAAATTACCAGGAATATCAAGTGAAACTCTGAACTCTACATGAGAAGCAccacaaaaattaactcaaaacaTCATGTAAGGACCAAGAGTCTCCCTTTAAGTCCATGATAAGAAACTCACTAAGACAAGCCCAATCCCTAGTAAAGTGTACTTTTCCACTCCTGGttgaaggcagagaaagagttaactcagaaataaaaccaaagttgttGCTCTCCAGGAATAAGGATctaggggttgagtgagcttggGAAAAGGCTCCATTAACAACCAAAGTTTAaatcagagtaacccttgacatCCAAGGACTGACTCAGAGTATCCCCCGACAACCAGGAATATCCCTTGAAGACCAAGGTTTGAGtcagagtatccctagacaaACAGGGTTCAAATTAGGATATAGCTTGATGATTAAGATTTGAGTCAAGAGTATCCCTAGATAACCAAGGTTGAGCCAGTAAAATCAGTAATTAATTatgacatctatacaatgaaatgattgttctGTTAATATTCTGTTAATGcttgtaatttctatataaactgcttgaagatttgactgaGGCTTCTTGCCAAGACTCCCCTAGTGGGATGAGACTCAGACCTTGGAtaaccaaataaactcccttttgcaccttgcattatcagaggtagtctttgactctcagtgccGGGTGTCAACTCGAACCCTaacaatcaaaagaaaaatacgggcccggagggatagcacagcggcgtttgccttgcaagcagccggtccaggaccaaaggtggttggttcgaatcccggtgtcccatatggtcccccgtgcctgccaggagctatttctgagcaggcagccaggagtaacccctgagcaatgccgggtgtggccaaaaaaaaacaaaaagaaaaaaaagaaaagaaaaatacaagaatatTATACAAGGGTATATAAACTCAGAAAAAATTAGTTACAAGATTAGGTTTTTCAGTGGtttcaaaatattacaaaaaaaaaacacaaataacaaaagaatatatgtgtgtgtgtgtgtgtgtgtatatatatataatttaaaacttcCAGATGGCATTAAGGAAGTAGGAAAAAAACTACTACAGACTGTGAGAAATAATAGAAAACCATACAAATGATCAGAGAACTATATCTGGAATATCAAAAACTGCATGTATCTcagagccggagtgatagtaatgcagcagggcatttgcattgaaCACTGCCAATCCTGGAcatactcaggttcaatccctggcatctcatatggtcccccaagcctgccaggaacaatttctgagcatagatccaggggtaacccttgagcaccattgggtatgattcaaaaaccaaaaaaaaaaaaaaattacatgtatCTGAACAGCAGAAAGCCTTATAATCTTAACCTGAAAACTGTCAGAAGAGCTGAATAAGATATTAACCAGCCCCCCAGACCCCCCAAATTACCTGGGGGATAAAAGCTAGTTATCAATAgccacaaaggaaataaaaaacttcaGTGAGATCTAAGTTCAAACCTGCTAGAACAGATAGAATAATTATAATAGCGAATGAAGATACGGACAAATTGAAATCCTATTAAGTGGACTGTTATGGGAATATAAAATAGATCTCCTTTGTAAAATATTGTTTCTGAAATTGCTAAACACAGTTATCCTCTAATCCATAATTAATCCACTGTTATCCTCTACTCCCCTAGGAATATATCAAATTGGGTCCACCCAAAAATATGTACCAGATATTTCTAGCAGAATTATTTgtagggggcagagcaatagcacagcagtagagagtttaccttgcatgcagctgacccagaacaaacctcagttcaatctccagcattccatatggtcccccaagccaggagtgatttctttttctttttaataaaatctttatttaagcaccatgaatataagcatgattgtagttgggttttagtcataaacagaacaccccccttcaccaatgtaacattcccaccatcaatgtttctgagcacagagccagaagtaacccctgagtgtcaccaggtgttgccaaaaaaacaaacaaacaaaaacagaattatttGTAATGCTCAAAAGGTAGCAACCACTAAATGGCCATCAACTAATAAAAGTGCATAGGTAACATACTTTATACTTTTTCAGTTTGGGgatgcttttttaattttctatgtaCCTACATgacaacaactaaaataaaaaatgtgcctgttaaggaGGTTAGCTGGGGTGTGAATGAGGAATCTTGGAAACATTGGTAGATTTCAAGTTGACTCTAGTGGTGGGGTTGGTGTTTGgacattgtacacctgaaactcaattatggatatctttataaattatggaatctaaattaaaattacttaaaagtaTATTAATAGTAATTGCATCTTCACTTTACATTTTGGTTTAATGAAGATTTCATAGGAATCGACTGCTTTAGAATACCAGAAGATACCTGTGTCCAGACTAGGCAAAGGCAGATGCTTACAATTGGTAAGGCAGTGAGGGTGAAGCACTCTATGGAGGGAGAATAGAAAGAGTGCtatatttctttctgaagtgataAATATCTACTAAGATTAATGTTGGCATAGTTGTACATGGATTATTCTAAAACCATAGGCATGGTACATTATAAATAAGTTATTTGTATGGTTATACACTTTATATTATGAAAGATATTTGGAAAAACAGgaactcattttttatttatctccccttatttctattctatatTCATAAAGAAATTATAGATTTTATTATAACTGAGTTTAGAATGTGGAAAgagtttatatttgcttttaataGAGGTGATACAAATcgagagagaaatacaatataAGAGGAAGCATGGGGTTTTGTGGACATAGTAAACACTAAATTATAAGCATTGGTTATTTTTCTGGAAATGTTATTTAAGTGTATTAAGTTCATATATGTGCAGTTTAAAAAGCTGTTCATGAACTTCTAGAAAATatataagcaaaacaaaagaaacacatcAAAATAGCTTGTTGAGGTATGCTATTTCAGGGAATAACTTGGTTAGATTATCACAATACTTTTCTAACTTTTACAGAGGCAACTgttttctcccctttccttcttttttacagAACAACTAACCCTAGTAAATAAATGAAGGTGATAAAGTAAAACCATACTTTAAACAAAAGCTGCACACTTTATTTACTATCTAATCATATTTCTTTTCAACTTAATGTAACAAATTCATACCTTAAACGGTTCACCAAAAAAAAGTTGCACACTATTCTCTTTGACAGTTTTACAGGAATCAGATTTATCTCTAAGAAATATATGGCCATTTATCATGTAAGAACAAACCACCCTTCTTTAATGCTTTTATCTTAGGATCATGAAATCAGATGGGAAAGGTTAATGACTATTTAGAGTGATTTATTTTCACAGTGCcttaaacatttaaaacatttgggGAGGAGCGcacacacctagcaatgcttgggggtgGAGGCCACACAGGGCTAggtagtgttcaggatttattcctggctctgtgttcacggatcattcctggcaatggctgggggggggggggtcatatatAGTTTTGGAGTTCAAACCTGGGGATgacagcaagcaaggcaagtatcctcccTATCTCCCCaagtattctctctccagccctttaaaccattttttaagttttctttgtcatgcatttaaaaaaaaactgattggAGCAAAATACAACAAATATACACAAATAGAAATGTTTGTCCATATAGTTCAGAGAGTGGGATGGTAGCGAAATAGAAATAGTGCAGTTTGGCGTCAAACTCTTCTCGGATAATTCGAACCTACCTTCCCCCAGGCCACTAGCAGATTCTGCAAAAAACTTCTTGTAGTTAAATTTAAGGGACCTTAAATTTCTTCTCCATAAGAAGCAAAAGAACTAGAACAAGAGGGAGGGGTCGCGGAGAATAGAAAATAAGCGTCAGCCGAGAACCAAGGCCGGAAAGTCACCCAACTCTTAAGGGCGGTGGGGAATCCTCGAAAGATGAGCGGGACGCCCTGCAGGGCACAGGGAAGTAGACAGTCCCATCCCGAAAACCCTGGCCTAGACCTTGAACCCCGCCCTCCGGCCCAGAGCCCTACCTTTATCACCTTCCCCCGGGGCCAGGAGCATCAGTGCCAGCGCGAGCGCCCAGAATTCGGCCCGCATCGCCAGATCTGCGCAGAGCCCCGGAGAGTGCGCGCTCAGAAAGTCTCCAAGTTCCCAGAGCTCAGAACTTCCCGGTCAGCTCTGCTCCGCTCAGCTTTTCTTTCTAAGCTTCAGCTAACTCTCTCCAGCGCAGTCTCCTTCCCAGCTCCGGTCGCAGAGGCCTCTGCGGCTCACCCGCGCTAGCCAAGCCACTCCCACCCTTCccaggacacccccccccccagcttgtaGGGTTGGGGTGAGGGGGTGTCAAAGAAGTCCCATTTCCGGAGTGCAAACCCTAACCGATCTAATACAAGTTGTAGGAAAACTGTTCTAGCCTAGAAATTGCTCGGAAGGGTCTCAAAAGAAACCTTGTAGAGTTTTTTGGAAAGGTTACAGCCCAGGGATTCTTAGCAGAGTTGTCAGAGATCCTGGATTATTTGGCTGAAAAGGCGCCTAGTTTTTTGGAAGTTGAGGCATCTGGCCAACTTAGTGTCTTtgatagaaaagagaagaggggacAGAGATCTGTCTACAGTTGCAACCTGAGAAGTGCTTTAAGGCAAGGTTCCTACAAAAGCTTCAAACACTGGGGTCAGCCTTCAAGTCAAGAGGTGATGTAAAGCTCTTGCTATTGTCCTAGGGACTTGTGACTGAGGCCAGTGGTCTTTAAGAGGTTCCCTGTATGAAGTTCCCTGTTGCTCTTCCTGAACCTTTTCAGCCTTTCATCTCATTACATAAAATGTCACTTTcaggggggtttgtttgttttgttttgttttctggcatCTCAATTCCTGAGTATTCTGGGACATTGTTCTGCAGTCTTGACTTGAGGAAAAAAGACATAAGTCAACAAGGGGCAGAGCAGGGTCCTGGTGGATGTCAGGGTTCAGACTGAATTCCCCCTAGACATCCGGAACTTTGAAGCTTCTTTGCAATGAATGAAGATAACTACAGAAGATGCACAAGTGCATAAACGTTCTTCAAAAACcatatctgttttttttattttaaaaagaactgcCACTTAAAAGCTTACAACCAGCCTTCAAAAAGAAGATGActatcttttaaaagaaaataaaaaggatttatGGTGCATAAAACATGTGCAGCCTCCTTTTGCACACAAAAAAGGTACTCATTGTCTAGGATAAAAATGGAATGTTACTTTCAGGTGGGCATGAACAGATAATTTTCATCTTCAACCTACTTAGGAAAGAATACTTTGATGTCAGTAGTTTGAAATTGCTGAGATATTTTAGtgtatcatttatttcttttgttatacTTTGAAAATTCTTAGCAAAATTGGAATTAAACATCAAGTTTCCCAGTCCTTCTGATATCACCAGAATAGAATAAGATTAAATCATAGTggatcttttgtatatttttttctctcgCTACCTGTAGAATTGCAATACACATTTATACTTTCTTGAAAGGTATCACTTACCTATTTTTCCTCACGTACACATAATTTAAGGTATGTGGGTTTCATTGTTCACTTTGGTTTTTGATGAATGCCAGTATATGAGTTTACAGTAGATTTGGTAATGAAGAACCAATTTTTTTCTATCATGAATTAAGATGGGAAAAAGTAACAATTTAAAGTCTAGggacatagtacaggggttaaagtgcttgccagGGTCGTACTCAGTACTATAtatatgtcccccaagcactaccaggatgacccttgagcatagagctaggagtaaatctttacaaaagcaaaactaaTAACCATTTAAGAATTTTTCCAAGTACAATGGAAAATTATCTCAACATTAGAATATACCGATTAAAAGTACTTTTGTCTGGAAATTAAAAAGGCAATCATAATGATGTttagaggagccagagtgatagtgcagcaagtaggacatttgcttcaCATATGGCCCACCCAGATTCTGACTCCCAGCATTTATATAGTCCCCTCAGCcatctaggaataattcctgagttcagaaccaggggCAATCCCTTGAGAATCATTGGGTgtagcaaaaaatataaaataataaagtataataatgttggggccggtgaggtggcgctagaggtaaggtgtcgccttgcaagcgctagccaaggaaggacccgcggttcaatccccccggcatcccatatggtcccccccccagccaggggtgatttctgagcacttagcaggagtaacccctgagcatcaaacgggtgtggccccaaaaaaaaaagttataataatTGTTTTGACACATACCTAGATAGATTCATCAACAATTATTGCTTTGGAataataccaaaaacaaacaaaaggaatgtAATATTTCAATGCAATTCAGTTTGCTAACCAGATGGATCAGGAGAGAACAAAACTTTCAATCAGTAATAAAGGAAGGTGTCAGAATAACTGGTTCCTATCCTAATCAATACTCTACAATCACCCTaggatgtgatctggtgatgTGTTTATTGGACTATTTCTACTTTggtatttctctctcactctagGATGTGGCCTGGTTCTTATTAATAAGAGCAGAGGTCTGAGAAGGCATAGTGCTCATTTCTTTGGTCTTCTCTCTCCACTAAGCtacatttccttctttttttggttctttgggtcacaccaggcagtgctcaagggtttactcctgttctacactcagaaattgctcctggcaggctcaggggaccatatgagatgctgggattcaaaccactcttcttctgcatgcaaggcaaacgtcttacttccttgctatctctctgtccctgcattccttcttaggagcagaaaacttgtgtggttgaattccttgcttgagtgctgaatttcctgaacctgttcttatACCTTTTCATTGTgcagattatttcctgtgtcaagatttgcttccagacctgcaccTTCACTAGATTCTCATTTTGGAGCCCTGGGTTCCACTGCTAGACATGGTGAAGGATGTATTTGTTATATGTTTCTTTTCAGTGGATTTCACTGCAAAATTATACAGCTCATGGTCATAATAATGCTGGAAAATGCTTACCTTTACATACTAACaagatatagaaaatataaagattacATTGGAATTAAACATTTGCTTTATTAACAGGAAAATGTTTGTAATCTCATAATAGCTACTTTTATACCAGACGTTATTCAGATTCTGTACTAGACTAGTATGTTTTTTTTGCAGATACTTCCTGCTGCTACACATTCATGCACTTTTGGCTTATATAAGTTTTATGGAGGGGGTATTTTGATCAACATTATTACTGTTTAGCAAAAGTGAGGGTGAGAGGAGTTAAGTATGCCATTCAAGATTACACAGCCAGAAAACAGAGATTAGAAGCCAGGTAGTTTGATCCCACAGTTTATACACTTAATCATTGTGGCTTTCTATGCCCTAAAATTGGGTACAAGTGCAACATAAGTTTGTTAATACCTATGAAAAGAATTGAGTTATTTTCTTCTGAAGAAAATAGTTGGGTGTTTTCTCCttgacaactttatttttttttcattcaagcaATATTGTACCTATTCACTCTtaactctatttcttctttcctcaaaCATTTGTATATTTCTAGACCAATTTATATGATTACAAGTACCACCATTATTGGTATGGCATTTTACATCTATtgcttctctttttaaaataaaaaataaatggggttAGAGAGTTATTACTGCCAGTAAGGTCTTGCTTTATGGATAAATTGGATTCAGTCTCAGAACCATATATAATCTCCTGgccacagagccataagtaaaccCTAGGCATAGtggcattcaggatttactcctggctctgccattagaaatcactcctggcaggctctgaggattacatggaatgccaggaatcgaaccagagttggccacatgcaaggcaaattcccaaccCACTCTGCTATATCTCAGGCCTGGATTATTAGATTCTTCttttgagttggtcttatgacaaaGTGTTTTGGAGGTAAAATCTCcctgtttttttaggccaaaggtatttatttccaatttcttgcctattttgctgtgcctatgcaaatgacaattgcgacatacacacacgcacacacacacacacacacacacacacaccttttttaatgcatttcccatctctggaaataaaatggaagtatactaaaccttcagctattgCATTAATGGCTTTATTGGTcaatacaatcattttcacaaatataacagcTAATACACTCTCtcatcttctttatcttttttttttttggttttttgggccacacccgtttgatgctcaggggttactcctggctaagtgctcagaaattgcccctggcttggggggaccatatgggacactgggggatcgaaccgcggtccttccttggctagcgcttgcaaggcagacaccttacctctagcgccacctcaccagcccctcatcttctttttcattttttttaattttctattctttttctatttcttaataattttgctttctatcatcctgaaacaaatgtattatgattagttatgtcaaaatgtgatacattttctctaaataaataattaaaaataaataaacaaaagatgatgccaaaaattaaaaattaaaaaaatacaaaattagaaaaatatttgtatattttacctGAAACTAAAAGTAGGTGCACTCAAAACAGATGCTAAGCTACAGTTGGCTGTAGATATAGCCAAGCAATGAAAATGTCTCTGCTAAAAGACCAAAGTATTGCTGGGGTTACTCATTATAGTTCCGGGCTACgattttcttgggtttttttttttttttggtcctcgCGAAATAATAAATGCGCTTCCTTTGCCTTCAGATGATCTTAGAAGAGGCTAGATTTCAATCGTGTCTAGAATACCATGAGAAGATAAATAACAGTATTTGCTAAAATcatcaagaagaaaaatgtccGTGACATTGCATACAGATGTCGGTGATATTAAAATTGAAGTCTTCTGTGAGAGGACACCCAAAGCCTGTGAGAATTTCTTGGCTCTTTGTGCCAGCAATTACTACACTGGCTGTATATTTCATAGAAACATCAAGGGTTTCATGGTTCAAACAGGAGACCCAACAGGCACTGGACGAGGAGGTAATAGTATTGGGGGCAGGAAGTTTGAGGATGAATACAGTGAATATCTTAAGCACAGTGTCAGAGGTGTTGTGTCTATGGCTAATAATGGCCCAAATACCAATGGCTCTCAGTTCTTCATCACCTATGGCAAGCAGCCTCACCTGGACATGAAATACACAGTATTTAGAAAAGTAATAGATGGTCTGGAGACTCTAAATGAGCTGGAGAAGTTGCCAGTAAATGAGAAGACATACCGGCCTCTTAATAATGTGCACATCAAGGATATAACTATTCATGCCAATTCGTTTGCTCAGTAGCTCTGATGGGCCTGGATAATATGTGGCAGACAGTTCAGGGAACAAACCCATGTGATTNNNNNNNNNNNNNNNNNNNNNNNNNNNNNNNNNNNNNNNNNNNNNNNNNNNNNNNNNNNNNNNNNNNNNNNNNNNNNNNNNNNNNNNNNNNNNNNNNNNNNNNNNNNNNNNNNNNNNNNNNNNGATTTGCTAGCTGTAATTATGTCAGAGTTTGTAGCATCTTCCTGCTGTTTACCACTCTCAAGGAGTCAGTGGTACCAGGGAAGCCAACATTCTTTACTCCTATTCTAGAGTGTATTCTTTCAGTATCATTATCCCATGTATTTCTACATTTGTGGGGGAGAGGGGCacaccagggcttactcctggttctgagctcagggatcactcctagcaggacttAAAGGGACCATATTTATCAGATTAGGGGAAAGTAGGGTGTGAGCTCTGTATAAACATTTAGGGGAAAGTAGGTTGTGTGCTCTGTTTAGCTGCAAGGGTAAACCCTTAATGTGCTCCAGTGTGAGTACTTGTGGTGGCACTCTGGGGCccctctgtggtgctggggatagagcctggcccctgtttaaaaagcagGCAGTCCAACCTGTTGAGTGATCTCTCACTGGCCTGTAACCCCTCTTAGAGACTTAATGATTGCCATTCCATAAACATTGGGGTTTTTTTACagattgttatttcatttttattctaaactcttccttttattgttttgttttgaggccacactgccAGTGTCCAGGACTTACTGTGAGAgtcaattttcacaaaatttttttttactgtacatttttttaagtaatttttactaATTTGGCCCCTACTtagctggaaacaaatgtattatgaccaactatgtcaactatgtgaaagtctttaaataaagtaatttatatttttaagtgggtcaagaaaaaaaagaccaaagtattaaattatttccaattttcaaataatttccaAAGAAATTAAGATGGGAAACTTGTCAAGAGCAATAGTAAGTTTGAATATGTATGAGGGGAAAATGGTATCTTTTCCACTTTATGTTCTCATACTGCCAATATTTCCTTCTTAGACTTCCATGAATTACCACAAGACATTGCTTAAAAGTTCACTTGATATTAggcaaattttaatttgtttttgttttttgtcatttctaattttaaaaaaatg
This genomic interval carries:
- the LOC126001971 gene encoding peptidyl-prolyl cis-trans isomerase-like 3; translated protein: MSVTLHTDVGDIKIEVFCERTPKACENFLALCASNYYTGCIFHRNIKGFMVQTGDPTGTGRGGNSIGGRKFEDEYSEYLKHSVRGVVSMANNGPNTNGSQFFITYGKQPHLDMKYTVFRKVIDGLETLNELEKLPVNEKTYRPLNNVHIKDITIHANSFAQ